A single Pseudomonas brassicacearum DNA region contains:
- a CDS encoding heme/hemin ABC transporter substrate-binding protein — protein MRLNIRVVALCVALLAGQGAGAAELPQRWVSAGGAVSEWVSALGGESKLVGVDSTSQHPESLRALPSIGYQRQLSAEGVLSLRPQILVGTEEMGPPPVLAQIRSAGVQVELFSATPELAALQGNLQHLGQLLGAEVEAARLFDLYQKQLAQQQTRVAEAQRKQKAPGVLLLVGSSGGKPLVAGRGTSADWLLQQAGGHNLATHSGYKSFSVETLASLNPQVLVFADRALSGEKARAALFRENPILSSTRAARDGRVMELDPTLLVGGLGPRLPQSLVTLTAGFYPAASAMAP, from the coding sequence ATGCGCCTGAACATCCGCGTTGTTGCGCTCTGTGTCGCACTGTTGGCCGGCCAGGGGGCCGGCGCGGCCGAATTGCCGCAACGCTGGGTCAGCGCCGGCGGCGCCGTGTCGGAGTGGGTCAGTGCACTGGGGGGCGAGTCGAAGCTGGTGGGCGTGGACTCAACCAGTCAGCATCCTGAATCCTTGCGGGCCTTGCCCAGTATCGGCTATCAGCGACAGCTGTCGGCGGAGGGTGTGCTGAGCCTGCGTCCGCAGATCCTGGTCGGCACCGAGGAAATGGGGCCGCCGCCCGTGCTGGCGCAAATTCGCAGCGCCGGCGTGCAGGTCGAACTGTTCTCGGCCACACCAGAACTGGCGGCCCTGCAGGGCAATTTGCAGCACTTGGGGCAATTGTTGGGAGCCGAGGTCGAGGCGGCGCGGTTGTTCGACCTCTATCAAAAACAGCTCGCCCAGCAACAGACCCGGGTGGCCGAAGCCCAGCGCAAACAAAAGGCTCCCGGCGTATTGCTATTGGTGGGCAGTTCCGGCGGCAAGCCACTGGTTGCTGGCAGGGGCACTTCCGCGGATTGGCTGTTACAGCAGGCCGGCGGTCACAACCTGGCGACCCACAGTGGTTACAAATCTTTTTCCGTGGAAACCCTGGCCAGCCTGAATCCGCAAGTACTGGTCTTTGCTGACCGTGCCTTGAGCGGTGAAAAGGCGCGTGCGGCACTGTTCAGGGAAAACCCGATTCTTTCCTCGACCCGGGCCGCCAGGGACGGGCGTGTCATGGAGCTTGATCCGACGCTGCTGGTAGGCGGGTTGGGCCCGCGGTTGCCACAAAGCTTGGTGACACTGACGGCAGGCTTCTATCCGGCGGCGTCGGCTATGGCGCCATGA
- a CDS encoding sensor histidine kinase has protein sequence MPMSFSLTQMILISAAYLAVLFGVAWISERGMIPRAIIRHPLTYTLSLGVYASAWAFYGTVGLAYQYGYGFLSSYLGVSGAFLLAPVLLYPILKITRTYQLSSLADLFAFRFRSTWAGALTTIFMLIGVLPLLALQIQAVADSISILTREPVQHRVALSFCVLIILFTIFFGSRHIATREKHEGLVFAIAFESVIKLIAIGGVGLYALYGVFDGPQQLEVWLLQNQTALAALHTPLQEGPWRTLLLVFFASAIVMPHMYHMTFTENLNPRSLVSASWGLPLFLLLMSLAVPLILWAGLKLGASTNPEYFTLGIGIAANNKALALLAYVGGLSAASGLIIVTTLALSGMALNHLVLPLYQPPAEGNIYRWLKWTRRALIVAIIMAGYGFYLMLGEGQDLANLGIVAFVATLQFLPGVLSVLYWPTANRRGFIAGLLAGILVWLVAMLLPLMGNLQGFYIPLLNMIYVLDDTSWHMAAIASLAANVLMFTLISLFTNASSEEASAAEACAVDNVRRPQRRELHAASPQEFATQLAKPLGAKAAQKEVEQALRDLYLPFDERRPYALRRLRDRIEANLSGLMGPSVAQDMVETFLPYKAGGENYVTEDIHFIESRLEDYHSRLTGLAAELDALRRYHRQTLQELPMGVCSLAKDQEILMWNKAMEELTGIAAQRVVGSRLSTLGEPWKGLLQGFIDLPDEHLHKQHLALDGQTRWLNLHKAAIDEPLAPGNSGLVLLVEDLTDTQMLEDKLVHSERLASIGRLAAGVAHEIGNPITGIACLAQNLREEREDDGELTEISGQILEQTKRVSRIVQSLMSFAHAGGHQHNDEPVCLAEVAQDAIGLLALNRRNFEVQLFNLCDPDHWVDGDPQRLAQVLINLLSNARDASPAGSAVRVKSEAFEHTVDLIVEDEGSGIPQNIMDRLFEPFFTTKDPGEGTGLGLALVYSIVEEHYGQITIDSPADVQSQRGTRIRVTLPRHVEATSAVN, from the coding sequence ATGCCGATGAGCTTTAGCCTGACCCAGATGATCCTGATCAGCGCCGCCTACCTGGCCGTGCTGTTCGGCGTAGCCTGGATCAGCGAACGAGGCATGATCCCCCGGGCGATCATCCGCCACCCGCTGACCTACACCCTGTCGCTGGGTGTCTATGCCAGCGCATGGGCGTTCTATGGCACGGTCGGGCTGGCCTACCAGTATGGCTATGGTTTCCTGTCCAGTTACCTGGGGGTGTCAGGGGCGTTCCTGCTGGCGCCGGTGTTGCTCTATCCGATCCTGAAAATCACCCGCACCTACCAACTGTCGTCACTGGCCGACCTGTTCGCCTTTCGCTTTCGCAGCACCTGGGCCGGCGCGCTGACCACCATCTTCATGCTGATCGGGGTGCTGCCGCTGCTGGCCCTGCAGATCCAGGCCGTGGCCGACTCCATCAGCATCCTGACCCGCGAGCCGGTGCAGCACCGGGTGGCGCTGAGCTTCTGCGTACTGATCATCCTGTTCACGATTTTCTTTGGTTCCCGACACATCGCCACACGGGAGAAACACGAAGGCCTGGTGTTCGCCATCGCTTTCGAATCGGTGATCAAGCTGATTGCCATCGGTGGCGTCGGTCTCTATGCCCTGTACGGTGTGTTCGATGGCCCGCAACAGCTGGAAGTGTGGCTGCTGCAGAACCAGACCGCCCTCGCCGCCCTGCACACACCCTTGCAGGAAGGCCCATGGCGCACGCTGTTGCTGGTGTTCTTCGCATCAGCCATCGTGATGCCGCACATGTATCACATGACCTTTACCGAAAACCTCAACCCGCGCTCGCTGGTGAGCGCCAGCTGGGGCCTGCCGCTGTTCCTGCTGCTGATGAGCCTGGCGGTACCGCTGATCCTCTGGGCCGGCCTGAAGCTGGGCGCCAGTACCAATCCGGAATACTTCACCCTGGGCATCGGCATCGCCGCCAACAACAAGGCCCTGGCGTTGCTGGCGTATGTTGGAGGCCTGTCGGCGGCCAGTGGCCTGATCATCGTCACCACGCTGGCATTGTCGGGCATGGCCCTCAACCACCTGGTGCTACCGCTCTACCAGCCACCGGCCGAAGGCAATATCTACCGCTGGCTGAAATGGACACGGCGGGCGCTGATCGTCGCGATCATCATGGCCGGCTACGGCTTCTACCTGATGCTGGGTGAGGGACAGGACCTGGCCAACCTGGGCATCGTCGCCTTCGTTGCCACCTTGCAGTTCCTGCCCGGCGTGCTGTCGGTGCTGTATTGGCCGACCGCCAACCGCCGCGGCTTTATCGCCGGCCTGCTGGCAGGGATCCTGGTGTGGCTGGTCGCGATGCTGTTGCCATTGATGGGCAACCTGCAGGGCTTCTATATTCCGCTGCTGAACATGATCTACGTGCTCGACGACACCAGTTGGCATATGGCGGCCATCGCCTCCCTGGCGGCGAACGTGCTGATGTTCACCCTGATCTCGCTGTTCACCAACGCCAGTAGCGAAGAGGCCAGCGCTGCCGAAGCTTGCGCGGTGGACAATGTCCGCCGCCCGCAACGCCGCGAATTGCATGCCGCCTCGCCCCAGGAGTTCGCCACGCAACTGGCCAAGCCCTTGGGCGCCAAGGCCGCGCAAAAGGAAGTCGAACAGGCACTGCGCGACCTCTACCTGCCCTTCGATGAACGTCGCCCGTATGCCCTGCGTCGCCTGCGGGACCGGATCGAGGCCAACCTGTCCGGCCTGATGGGGCCCAGCGTGGCCCAGGACATGGTCGAGACGTTCCTGCCCTACAAGGCCGGCGGCGAGAACTACGTCACCGAAGACATCCACTTCATCGAAAGCCGCCTCGAGGATTACCATTCGCGCCTCACGGGCCTTGCCGCCGAACTGGACGCCTTGCGCCGTTACCACCGCCAGACCCTGCAGGAACTGCCGATGGGCGTGTGCTCCCTGGCCAAGGACCAGGAAATCCTGATGTGGAACAAGGCCATGGAAGAGCTCACCGGGATCGCCGCCCAGCGCGTGGTCGGTTCACGCCTGAGCACCCTGGGCGAACCGTGGAAAGGCTTGTTGCAAGGTTTCATCGACCTGCCGGACGAGCACTTGCACAAACAGCACCTGGCCCTCGACGGCCAGACCCGTTGGCTGAACCTGCACAAGGCGGCGATCGACGAGCCATTGGCTCCGGGTAACAGCGGCCTGGTGCTGCTGGTCGAAGACCTGACCGATACCCAGATGCTCGAAGACAAGCTGGTCCACTCCGAACGGCTGGCAAGCATCGGCCGATTGGCCGCCGGGGTGGCCCACGAAATCGGCAACCCGATCACCGGCATCGCCTGCCTGGCGCAGAACCTGCGCGAAGAGCGCGAGGACGACGGCGAGCTGACGGAAATCAGCGGCCAGATCCTCGAACAGACCAAGCGCGTGTCGCGCATCGTCCAATCGCTGATGAGCTTCGCCCATGCCGGCGGTCACCAGCACAATGACGAGCCCGTCTGCCTGGCCGAAGTGGCCCAGGACGCCATTGGTCTGCTGGCGCTCAACCGGCGCAATTTCGAGGTGCAATTGTTCAACCTGTGCGATCCGGATCATTGGGTCGATGGCGACCCCCAGCGGCTCGCCCAGGTGTTGATCAACCTGCTATCCAACGCGCGGGACGCCTCACCGGCCGGCAGCGCGGTGCGGGTCAAGAGCGAAGCCTTCGAACACACGGTCGACCTGATCGTCGAAGACGAAGGCAGCGGTATTCCACAGAACATCATGGACCGATTGTTCGAACCCTTCTTCACCACCAAGGATCCTGGCGAAGGCACCGGTCTGGGCCTCGCACTGGTCTATTCCATCGTTGAAGAGCATTATGGACAAATCACCATCGACAGCCCGGCCGATGTACAAAGCCAACGCGGCACCCGTATCCGGGTGACTTTGCCGCGTCATGTCGAAGCGACGTCCGCTGTGAACTGA
- the sfsA gene encoding DNA/RNA nuclease SfsA, whose amino-acid sequence MRFFPALEEGRLIRRYKRFLADIETVHGELLTIHCPNTGSMLNCMAEGARVWFSRSNDPKRKLPGTWEIGETPQGRLACINTARANALVEEALRAGVISELNGFTGLKREVAYGVENSRIDFRLDYDRGSAWVEVKSVTLGFDGTNVAAFPDAVTLRGAKHLRELACLAREGVRAVQLYCVNLSGVDAVRPAQEIDPAYAAALRDAVAAGVEVLAYGVTLTPEQMRVDRALPVLLELDPDALLVLPAV is encoded by the coding sequence ATGCGTTTTTTCCCTGCGTTGGAAGAAGGTCGCTTGATTCGACGTTACAAGCGTTTTCTCGCCGATATCGAGACCGTTCATGGCGAACTGCTCACTATTCACTGCCCCAACACCGGCTCCATGCTCAATTGCATGGCTGAAGGCGCGCGTGTCTGGTTCAGTCGCTCCAACGACCCCAAGCGCAAGTTGCCCGGAACCTGGGAAATCGGCGAAACCCCTCAAGGGCGGCTCGCCTGCATCAATACCGCGCGAGCCAACGCGTTGGTCGAAGAAGCCTTGCGCGCCGGGGTCATCAGCGAACTGAACGGGTTTACCGGGCTCAAGCGTGAAGTGGCTTATGGGGTGGAAAACAGCCGTATCGATTTTCGCCTGGACTACGACCGAGGCTCGGCCTGGGTCGAAGTCAAAAGTGTCACGCTGGGGTTCGATGGCACGAATGTGGCGGCGTTTCCCGATGCAGTGACCCTGCGCGGGGCCAAGCACCTGAGGGAACTTGCCTGCCTGGCCCGGGAAGGCGTGCGGGCGGTGCAACTGTATTGCGTGAACCTGAGCGGTGTCGATGCGGTGCGCCCGGCACAGGAAATCGACCCGGCGTACGCCGCTGCCCTGCGTGATGCGGTGGCCGCGGGTGTGGAGGTGCTGGCCTACGGGGTCACGCTGACGCCCGAGCAGATGCGGGTGGACCGGGCGCTGCCAGTGTTGCTAGAGCTCGACCCAGATGCCTTGCTCGTCCTCCCGGCTGTCTAG
- a CDS encoding Rieske (2Fe-2S) protein gives MKFLCTAAQLPDNGSRGFDLDGRKVLAVRRAGQVYAYLNRCPHRGVPLEWQPDQFLDPSASLIQCATHGALFLIESGECVAGPCAGQFLATLDSREDEQGIWVEL, from the coding sequence ATGAAGTTTCTTTGTACCGCCGCCCAATTGCCCGACAACGGTAGTCGCGGTTTCGACCTCGATGGGCGCAAAGTGCTGGCCGTGCGGCGCGCCGGCCAGGTGTATGCCTATCTCAACCGTTGCCCACACCGGGGCGTGCCGCTGGAATGGCAACCCGACCAGTTCCTCGACCCCAGCGCCAGCCTGATCCAATGCGCGACCCACGGCGCGCTGTTTCTGATCGAGAGCGGTGAATGCGTGGCTGGCCCCTGCGCCGGGCAGTTCCTGGCGACCCTAGACAGCCGGGAGGACGAGCAAGGCATCTGGGTCGAGCTCTAG
- the gluQRS gene encoding tRNA glutamyl-Q(34) synthetase GluQRS → MTATAPYIGRFAPTPSGHLHFGSLVAALASYLDARAVGGRWLLRMEDLDPPREEPGAQAAILKALESYGFEWDGEMVRQSERHDAYDQVINRLISQGLAYACTCSRKQLEAYQGIYPGLCRNAGHGTEDAAIRLRVPELEYHFTDRVQGEFRQHLGREVGDFVIRRRDGLYAYQLAVVLDDAWQGVTDIVRGADLLDSTPRQLYLQELLGLPQPRYLHVPLITQPDGHKLGKSYRSPPLAADQATPLLLRALRALGQQPGLELLDASPRELLAWGIRHWDADKIPRTLSLPEAQIR, encoded by the coding sequence ATGACTGCCACCGCCCCCTACATCGGACGCTTTGCCCCCACCCCCAGCGGCCACCTGCACTTCGGCTCGCTGGTCGCCGCCCTGGCGTCGTACCTGGATGCCCGGGCCGTGGGCGGGCGCTGGTTGCTGCGCATGGAAGACCTCGACCCGCCCCGGGAAGAACCGGGCGCGCAAGCGGCGATTCTCAAGGCGCTGGAAAGCTACGGGTTCGAATGGGACGGCGAGATGGTTCGCCAGAGCGAGCGCCATGACGCCTACGATCAAGTCATCAACCGGCTGATCAGCCAGGGCCTGGCCTACGCCTGTACCTGTTCGCGCAAGCAACTGGAGGCGTACCAGGGCATTTATCCGGGCCTGTGCCGTAACGCCGGGCACGGCACCGAGGACGCTGCCATCCGCCTGCGCGTCCCCGAGCTTGAGTACCACTTCACTGACCGGGTCCAGGGCGAGTTCCGCCAGCACCTGGGCCGTGAGGTCGGTGACTTCGTGATCCGCCGCCGCGACGGGCTCTACGCCTATCAGCTGGCCGTGGTCCTGGACGACGCCTGGCAAGGGGTGACCGATATCGTGCGCGGCGCCGACCTGCTGGACTCCACGCCGCGCCAGCTCTACCTGCAAGAACTGCTCGGGTTGCCGCAACCGCGTTACCTGCACGTGCCGCTGATCACCCAGCCCGACGGACACAAGCTCGGTAAATCCTACCGTTCACCGCCGCTGGCAGCCGATCAGGCCACGCCGCTGCTGTTACGGGCATTGCGTGCGCTGGGCCAGCAACCGGGTCTCGAACTGCTCGATGCCAGCCCACGGGAACTGCTGGCTTGGGGCATTCGCCACTGGGACGCGGACAAGATCCCGCGCACACTGAGCCTGCCCGAAGCGCAAATACGTTGA
- the dksA gene encoding RNA polymerase-binding protein DksA: MPTQAKQNQNNALSGFEPYVPQAGEEYMGAPMRAHFTKILNKWKQDLMQEVDRTVDHMKDEAANFPDPADRASQEEEFSLELRARDRERKLIKKIDKTLQLIEDEEYGWCESCGIEIGIRRLEARPTADLCIDCKTLAEIKEKQVGK, encoded by the coding sequence ATGCCCACCCAAGCAAAGCAAAATCAAAATAACGCGCTCAGCGGGTTTGAGCCTTACGTCCCGCAAGCTGGCGAAGAGTACATGGGCGCCCCCATGCGCGCGCACTTCACCAAGATCCTGAACAAGTGGAAACAGGACTTGATGCAGGAAGTCGACCGCACCGTGGATCACATGAAAGACGAAGCGGCCAACTTCCCCGACCCGGCCGACCGTGCCAGTCAGGAAGAAGAGTTCAGCCTTGAGCTGCGCGCCCGTGACCGCGAGCGCAAACTCATCAAGAAAATCGACAAGACCTTGCAACTGATCGAAGACGAAGAATACGGTTGGTGCGAGTCCTGCGGCATCGAGATCGGCATCCGCCGCCTGGAAGCCCGCCCGACCGCCGACCTGTGCATCGACTGCAAGACCCTGGCGGAAATCAAGGAAAAACAGGTCGGCAAGTAA
- a CDS encoding sigma-54-dependent transcriptional regulator, which yields MPHILIVEDETIIRSALRRLLERNQYQVSEAGSVQEAQERFSIPTFDLIVSDLRLPGAPGTELIKLGQGTPVLIMTSYASLRSAVDSMKMGAVDYIAKPFDHDEMLQAVARILRDRQAATSNPAEPVGKASASAKAGASNSNGEIGIIGSCPPMQDLYGKIRKVAPTDSNVLIQGESGTGKELVARALHNLSRRAKAPMISVNCAAIPESLIESELFGHEKGAFTGASAGRAGLVEAADGGTLFLDEIGELPLEAQARLLRVLQEGEIRRVGSVQSQKVDVRLIAATHRDLKSLAKIGQFREDLYYRLHVIALKLPALRERGADVNEIAQAFLARQSARVNRTDLKFAPDAEQAIRHYAWPGNVRELENAVERAVILCESPEISADLLGIDIELSDLDDEEFIGLAPQQGGAANNTSHEPTEDLSLEDYFQHFVLEHQDHMTETELARKLGVSRKCLWERRQRLGIPRRKTGATSES from the coding sequence ATGCCGCACATTTTGATCGTCGAAGACGAAACAATTATCCGCTCCGCCTTGCGCCGCCTGCTGGAACGCAACCAGTACCAGGTCAGCGAAGCCGGTTCAGTGCAGGAAGCACAAGAACGTTTCAGCATTCCCACGTTTGACCTGATCGTCAGCGACCTGCGCCTGCCTGGCGCCCCGGGTACCGAGCTGATCAAGCTCGGCCAGGGCACCCCCGTGCTGATCATGACCAGTTACGCCAGCCTGCGCTCGGCGGTCGACTCCATGAAAATGGGTGCGGTGGACTACATCGCCAAACCGTTCGACCACGACGAGATGCTCCAGGCCGTGGCCCGCATCCTGCGTGACCGACAGGCGGCGACCAGCAACCCGGCGGAACCCGTCGGCAAGGCCAGTGCCTCGGCGAAAGCCGGCGCCAGCAACAGCAATGGCGAAATTGGCATCATCGGTTCCTGCCCGCCCATGCAGGACCTGTACGGCAAGATCCGCAAAGTGGCGCCGACCGACTCCAATGTCCTGATCCAGGGCGAGTCCGGTACCGGCAAGGAGCTGGTAGCCCGTGCCCTGCACAACCTGTCACGCCGGGCCAAGGCACCGATGATCTCGGTAAACTGCGCGGCAATTCCCGAAAGCCTGATCGAGTCCGAACTGTTCGGTCACGAGAAAGGTGCGTTCACCGGCGCCAGCGCCGGGCGCGCAGGATTGGTGGAAGCGGCGGACGGCGGCACGTTGTTCCTCGATGAAATCGGTGAGCTGCCGCTGGAAGCCCAGGCGCGGTTGTTGCGGGTGCTTCAGGAAGGCGAAATCCGCCGGGTCGGCTCGGTGCAGTCGCAAAAGGTCGATGTCCGCCTGATCGCGGCCACCCACCGTGACCTCAAGAGCCTGGCGAAGATCGGCCAGTTCCGCGAAGACTTGTATTACCGCTTGCACGTGATTGCCTTGAAGCTGCCAGCCCTGCGCGAGCGTGGCGCGGACGTCAATGAAATCGCCCAGGCATTCCTCGCTCGCCAGAGCGCGCGGGTCAACCGCACCGATCTCAAGTTCGCCCCGGACGCCGAACAGGCCATTCGTCATTACGCCTGGCCGGGTAACGTTCGAGAGCTGGAAAACGCAGTCGAGCGGGCGGTGATCCTGTGCGAGAGCCCGGAAATCTCTGCCGACCTGCTGGGCATCGACATCGAACTGAGCGACCTGGACGACGAAGAGTTCATCGGCCTGGCCCCGCAACAGGGCGGCGCAGCCAACAACACCAGCCATGAACCCACCGAAGACCTGTCCTTGGAAGACTACTTCCAGCACTTCGTCCTGGAGCACCAGGACCACATGACCGAAACCGAACTGGCACGCAAACTGGGCGTAAGCCGCAAGTGCCTGTGGGAACGTCGCCAGCGCCTGGGGATTCCACGACGCAAGACCGGGGCGACCAGCGAAAGCTGA
- a CDS encoding polynucleotide adenylyltransferase PcnB, which translates to MLKKLFQSFRSPLRRTQHIRSTPEVLNSGQHSLQKAQFSRYAVNIVERLQNAGYQAYLVGGCVRDMLLNITPKDFDVATSATPEQIRAEFRNARIIGRRFKLVHIHFGREIIEVATFRANHPQNDEEEDSNQSSRNESGRILRDNVYGTLEEDAQRRDFTINALYYDPVSERILDYANGVHDIRNRLIRLIGDPKQRYQEDPVRMLRAVRFAAKLDFGIEKHSAVPIRELAPMLREIPSARLFEEVLKLFLSGNAADTFEMLVDLQLFDPLFPASAEALEHNPTYTHTLISEALINTDLRIKQNKPVTPAFLFAALLWPALPARVLRLQERGMPPIPAMQEAAHELIAEQCQRIAIPKRFTMPIREIWDMQERLPRRSGKRADLLLDNPRFRAGYDFLLLRESAGEQTDGLGDWWTDYQDANDSERRDMIRELSGKDDGASGPRKRRRSSGAKRKRAGVPSASGE; encoded by the coding sequence ATGCTGAAGAAGCTGTTCCAGTCATTCCGTTCTCCCTTGCGTCGTACGCAACACATTCGCAGCACGCCTGAAGTGCTCAACAGCGGCCAGCATTCACTGCAAAAGGCCCAGTTCAGCCGTTATGCGGTGAACATCGTCGAACGTTTGCAGAACGCCGGCTACCAGGCTTACCTGGTCGGTGGCTGCGTGCGCGACATGCTGCTCAACATCACCCCCAAGGATTTCGACGTTGCCACCAGCGCCACGCCGGAACAGATTCGGGCCGAATTTCGCAATGCGCGGATCATCGGCCGGCGCTTCAAGCTGGTCCACATCCACTTCGGTCGCGAAATCATCGAAGTGGCGACCTTCCGCGCCAATCACCCGCAAAACGATGAAGAGGAAGACAGCAACCAGTCTTCCCGCAACGAGAGCGGGCGCATCCTGCGCGATAACGTCTACGGCACGCTGGAAGAAGACGCGCAACGCCGCGACTTCACCATCAACGCCCTGTATTACGATCCGGTCAGCGAGCGCATCCTCGATTACGCCAACGGCGTACACGACATCCGCAATCGCCTGATCCGCCTGATCGGCGACCCCAAGCAGCGCTACCAGGAAGACCCGGTGCGAATGCTGCGGGCCGTGCGTTTCGCCGCCAAGCTGGATTTCGGCATCGAAAAACACAGCGCCGTGCCGATTCGCGAACTGGCACCGATGCTGCGGGAAATCCCTTCGGCGCGCCTGTTCGAAGAAGTGCTCAAGCTGTTCCTCTCGGGCAACGCCGCGGACACCTTCGAGATGCTGGTGGATCTGCAGTTGTTCGATCCGCTGTTTCCCGCCAGTGCCGAGGCCCTGGAGCACAACCCGACCTACACCCATACCTTGATCAGCGAAGCACTGATCAACACCGACCTGCGCATCAAGCAGAACAAGCCGGTGACGCCTGCGTTCCTGTTCGCGGCATTGCTCTGGCCTGCCCTGCCGGCCCGGGTGTTGCGCCTGCAAGAGCGTGGCATGCCGCCGATCCCGGCAATGCAGGAAGCCGCCCACGAGCTGATCGCCGAACAGTGCCAGCGCATCGCCATTCCAAAACGCTTCACGATGCCGATCCGCGAGATCTGGGACATGCAGGAACGTCTGCCACGGCGCAGCGGCAAACGTGCCGACTTGCTACTGGACAACCCGCGCTTCCGCGCCGGCTACGACTTCCTGCTGCTGCGTGAAAGCGCGGGCGAGCAGACCGATGGCCTGGGCGATTGGTGGACCGATTACCAGGACGCCAACGACAGCGAGCGCCGCGACATGATTCGCGAGCTCAGCGGCAAGGATGACGGCGCCAGCGGCCCGCGCAAGCGCCGTCGCAGCAGCGGTGCCAAGCGCAAGCGTGCCGGGGTACCGAGCGCATCGGGCGAGTAA
- a CDS encoding pyridoxal phosphate-dependent aminotransferase: MVQPYSARSRAIEPFHVMALLARANELQAAGHDVIHLEIGEPDFTTAEPIIRAGQAALAAGKTRYTAARGIPELREAIAGFYGQRYGVEIDPRRILVTPGGSGALLLASALLVDPGKHWLLADPGYPCNRHFLRLVEGAAQLVPVGPEVRYQLTPDLVNRHWDQDSVGALVASPANPTGTILTRDELAGLSKAIKGHNGHLVVDEIYHGLTYGTDAASVLEVDDDAFVLNSFSKYFGMTGWRLGWLVAPSAAVGELEKLAQNLYISAPSMAQYAALACFEPATIEIFEQRRAEFARRRDFLLPALRELGFGIAVEPEGAFYLYADISAFGGDAFAFCQHFLETEHVAFTPGLDFGRHQAGHHVRFAYTQSLPRLEEAVARIERGLRSWQG; this comes from the coding sequence ATGGTTCAGCCCTACAGTGCGCGCAGCCGCGCCATCGAACCTTTCCATGTGATGGCGTTGCTGGCCCGTGCCAACGAACTGCAGGCCGCCGGGCATGACGTCATCCACCTGGAGATCGGCGAACCGGACTTTACCACCGCCGAGCCGATCATCCGGGCTGGCCAGGCCGCGCTGGCGGCGGGCAAGACCCGTTACACCGCGGCCCGTGGCATTCCCGAGCTGCGCGAGGCCATCGCCGGTTTCTATGGCCAGCGCTATGGGGTGGAGATTGACCCTCGGCGCATTCTCGTGACCCCGGGCGGGTCAGGCGCGTTGCTGCTGGCCAGCGCCTTGCTGGTAGACCCAGGCAAGCATTGGCTGCTGGCCGACCCCGGTTATCCGTGCAACCGTCATTTCCTGCGCCTGGTCGAAGGGGCGGCGCAATTGGTGCCCGTGGGGCCGGAGGTGCGTTACCAATTGACGCCAGACCTGGTGAACCGTCATTGGGATCAGGACAGCGTCGGTGCGTTGGTGGCTTCACCGGCCAACCCGACCGGGACGATTCTCACCCGGGACGAGCTGGCGGGGCTGTCCAAGGCCATCAAGGGCCACAACGGCCATCTGGTGGTGGACGAGATCTATCACGGCCTGACCTACGGCACCGACGCCGCCAGCGTGCTGGAAGTCGATGACGATGCCTTTGTCCTTAACAGTTTCTCCAAGTATTTCGGCATGACCGGCTGGCGACTTGGCTGGCTGGTGGCCCCTTCGGCGGCTGTCGGCGAGCTGGAAAAGCTCGCGCAGAACCTCTACATCAGTGCGCCGAGCATGGCTCAGTACGCCGCCCTGGCCTGTTTCGAGCCGGCGACCATCGAGATCTTCGAGCAGCGGCGGGCCGAGTTCGCGCGGCGCCGTGACTTTCTGCTGCCGGCCTTGCGTGAGTTGGGCTTCGGTATTGCGGTGGAACCGGAAGGGGCGTTTTACCTCTATGCCGATATCAGCGCGTTCGGCGGCGATGCCTTCGCGTTCTGCCAGCACTTCCTGGAAACCGAACATGTGGCCTTCACGCCGGGCCTGGATTTCGGTCGCCATCAGGCCGGTCACCATGTGCGTTTCGCCTACACCCAGAGCTTGCCGCGGCTAGAGGAAGCGGTGGCGCGCATCGAACGCGGACTACGGAGCTGGCAAGGCTGA
- the folK gene encoding 2-amino-4-hydroxy-6-hydroxymethyldihydropteridine diphosphokinase, protein MERIYIGMGSNLAEPAEQLRSAIQALAQLPDTQLVGVSAFYQSDSLLPGQPRYTNAVASLDSRLAPLDLLDALQAIETGQGRERLERWGPRTLDLDILLFGDRQIDEARLKVPHYHMQARAFVLYPLAELAPTDLRLADGRLLKDLLAACPFAGLERLPPA, encoded by the coding sequence ATGGAACGCATCTACATCGGCATGGGCAGCAACCTGGCCGAACCCGCCGAACAATTGCGCAGCGCCATCCAGGCGCTGGCGCAGTTACCCGACACCCAACTGGTGGGGGTCTCGGCGTTTTATCAAAGTGATTCCCTGCTGCCCGGCCAGCCGCGCTACACCAACGCGGTGGCGTCGCTGGACAGCCGCCTGGCACCGCTGGACCTGCTCGATGCGCTGCAGGCCATCGAAACCGGACAAGGCCGCGAACGCCTCGAACGCTGGGGCCCGCGCACCCTGGACCTGGACATCCTGCTGTTCGGCGATCGCCAGATCGATGAGGCCCGTCTCAAGGTCCCCCACTACCACATGCAGGCCCGGGCCTTCGTGCTGTATCCGCTAGCGGAATTGGCGCCCACCGACCTGCGCCTGGCCGATGGGCGCTTGCTCAAGGACCTGCTGGCAGCGTGCCCATTCGCTGGCCTGGAACGCTTGCCACCTGCCTGA